The Aphidius gifuensis isolate YNYX2018 linkage group LG2, ASM1490517v1, whole genome shotgun sequence DNA window tcttataaattatttgtaacttGTCGTTTGCATTAACCGAAAtgcttattattaaaataatacaaaattttaaaaataatcaatttaaaaatatgttaaagattgaaaaaagtttgaaaaaaaaaaaaactaaatatacttatgaaaatatatctctcaaattaaaaaatcacgacaactataatttttttttctcggtgAAATAAACATCGatgtaaaaaaacatataaagtAGAATGTTGCTTTCTTTTTTGTGATGGAAAATAATTACTCGTCAATATCATGAACAGTATGTAGTTGAATGTACAACAATTTGAGGAATAAATGCAATTCTGATATTTCTCTACAAGGATTAGTGATGTATTGATGAAACATGTCGTTCATAGTATTTAAGTCGTCcttaaatgttaataattttttaggatCTCCCTGCAGGATAAGCTTCTGCCATTCTTTGAGTTCCAGCATCATACAATTCAATTCTTCTTTGATTCTGGTCGGCAGTGTCAtactcttgaaaaaaaaaaattataaaaattgttttaaatatcaatagcTTTAAGAATTTGAAGTTTTAAACAAGCAATAAAATAAGTACCTGGTAGGATGGAAGAGAATGAATAGTTGACCAGTTTTCAACACATGCTGTGCATTCACATGATAGAGGATCATTACTGACATTTCCGAAACCAATGGATCGTTCAGTTTTAGATACTGTATGATATGAACCAAAAATACTCTCGagaatctaaaaataaatccaaaattattatcaaaatataaaaaaaaaaaaaatacaagtataattatttgaaggCATCAGTAAGTACCGGTTCTCCTTGCTTGATTGGTTTCAGAGCAAAATACCCAACATTTGAACCCACATGAGTCCAATCGACATTAGGATCACAGCTTGGTTTTATTATCTTCCAATATGGTAACATGACACTCGACCACTCATTATCACCATCAACTACGaactgataaattttgttcaaagtacaataattataataaacaattattattcaattattcataTACATACCGATTGACCACTACGACGAACAGTTAGTAAAAAACGCAATAATAATTCTCCtaaaattaatagtttttcatttttataattaatcaaatctttcattgtcatttttttaccaaatataTCTGTTTTGTGACCAAAAATTGCAACAATCAATACCACAAATAATGCAAATCCAAAAGTGCACTCAGTTGATGTtgctttaaaataatcaagattAAGAAAATTATCGATAGTATTAAAATCAAGAATTCCAttggtaaatattaattctcTATTTTTCATAGagtcaatattttcaattttgttttttaattcaattagtCCACCAACTGAGTTCagtgtttttgaaaaaagtttaattgcTAATAAATAACCTCTAGTAGTtttctcaaattttaaaaattgtcccAATACTAAACATTCAATATTATGATAACTGttccatgctttttttttacatgtgtCACTACAATATATGATAGTAGGACAATTATCACATGGTATACCAGCCCAAGTTTGGCGACAACAATgccaacaatttataaaacggAAGTCATCACTAACAGTAGCTGCAAATGGTTcagaaatgtaaataaattcaccagTCTTGATGTCTCTTGTTGCAACAAcatgttgattattatcatttgtttctTTCAATTCAATTGCATCAGATGCACCAACTATTAttgcattatcattttttatttctggtataaattcaataatctCACGTGGTTCTTTAAGTTCATTCATCATTTTCGGATACTCTTCGGTTAGGTCGTATGttggattatatttttttaaattaggtaGCCACTGCTTTGCACTGGCCATTGAAATATCTGCTTCAAGTTTTGAGTTTGGTTTCAAGGCCTTGAAACACAATGATTgacgtaaatataattttgtttttaatttatctggaTAGCCTGATTTTAATGCACGTTCAATGTCAAGAAGACAATCTTCATAGTGTCTTGCTCTGAACAATACAGCTGAACGATTTGCATAAGCCAATGACAATTCTTTGGATCCAAGTGGTGCAAAAGCAATACTCTCGGAGTATGCTTTAATTGATTTGCTTAAATAATCTTTGTTTTTTGCAGTAGTGTATTCTTTATTACCAATTTCCCTCCAGATCATTGATTGACCAactgttttatcaattttatcatgatttaTTGTAATATACGGAGTTATAAAATTCCATGCCACTTCAAATTTATCTCTGaatgttgttttttgtgaATAATGGCATTTAGCAGCATTCGTTAAATCAACAGGAGGGTTGATAAAATCCATGACTGCaaccaacatttttttttcttattttccaattataaaaaaataatcatcataatcaatcaaaacaaaataagGTTATTTCTGACTGTCAAAACTATATAAGTATAATTCAGGTATACTTTTCATTgtgagtaaataataatatattgtacaGAATAGAGTTATGTTAGATTGTGAACATGtcgataatatttaaacaatatcaataattgattaaagaaaaaaaaaaaaaattaaaaaaaatacataagttATGTAacataacaaataaaaaacttacttGATCTTtgatttttacttgaaaaaataaaattattgttatattcaaaccatatatataatcacaacaaactattattattattgttaatcatttttatagatgttcaataaaaatgttaatttggatttgttgttattatacatatatatataaatcatgtGTATCAATGTGTATCATCCTCTCAAGCGATGCTAGCGCCCTTGGTTTAATCTCTCTCTCttaatttatttcactttatttttgaAGTAATCACATCAAAAAGATCAACgattggaaaattaaaaattcatcctaaaattacaaatttgatatttttaattttcaagaaaattcagtcgtattttcattcaattgttaaattaattttttatttcgttaatgatgaataaatttataaaatcgttatttgaaatttttattattcaaagtacaaaatacaaaaaaatattatcaatgacAAGCATTAGgattacatttattatcaatttgtggTTTGAAcaagaaattataatttaaatttttctatttataaataaattccagaccttgaaattaatttttttaccgtGTATTTTTAGATTAATTGAAAACtaca harbors:
- the LOC122850578 gene encoding SET and MYND domain-containing protein 4-like gives rise to the protein MDFINPPVDLTNAAKCHYSQKTTFRDKFEVAWNFITPYITINHDKIDKTVGQSMIWREIGNKEYTTAKNKDYLSKSIKAYSESIAFAPLGSKELSLAYANRSAVLFRARHYEDCLLDIERALKSGYPDKLKTKLYLRQSLCFKALKPNSKLEADISMASAKQWLPNLKKYNPTYDLTEEYPKMMNELKEPREIIEFIPEIKNDNAIIVGASDAIELKETNDNNQHVVATRDIKTGEFIYISEPFAATVSDDFRFINCWHCCRQTWAGIPCDNCPTIIYCSDTCKKKAWNSYHNIECLVLGQFLKFEKTTRGYLLAIKLFSKTLNSVGGLIELKNKIENIDSMKNRELIFTNGILDFNTIDNFLNLDYFKATSTECTFGFALFVVLIVAIFGHKTDIFGKKMTMKDLINYKNEKLLILGELLLRFLLTVRRSGQSFVVDGDNEWSSVMLPYWKIIKPSCDPNVDWTHVGSNVGYFALKPIKQGEPILESIFGSYHTVSKTERSIGFGNVSNDPLSCECTACVENWSTIHSLPSYQSMTLPTRIKEELNCMMLELKEWQKLILQGDPKKLLTFKDDLNTMNDMFHQYITNPCREISELHLFLKLLYIQLHTVHDIDE